Proteins encoded together in one Cherax quadricarinatus isolate ZL_2023a chromosome 33, ASM3850222v1, whole genome shotgun sequence window:
- the LOC128694019 gene encoding scoloptoxin SSD14 isoform X1, with the protein MGRRSKRLRAQLYQYSQDETGSYSVITQWPPPSSPSTPPRQRISQRRALACVAAAFISLILVAVGVTLGLTRDRWAATSNSSSSHSSEPGNLWRSFSRPQEEVATGPSLSSASQHGLFNRAAVATDTGQPCAHIAMEILGNSGSAADATIAGLLCAGVINAQSVGLGGGFLLIYYERATGKAYSLNAMTSDPPPAQGDSVGRGSVRLSVPGTAHGYRQLYKQLGGRVPWEHLLEPTITLCENGYTVTSSLARALRSASQNIYSQPSMSSVFVNPATGKVFQEGDTMRRPQLARTLRLLQQDPDSLYTGSLAKDLAKDLGDLDSSLELQDLRSYSSVWKKPVSVSLQHGNLTMYSVGPPGSGLTLGFLLNLLDEFGLSPGNVSEANTVLTHHLLAHILKWTFTKKVQLDNTDRLAHDLTSDAFAASVRHQILDDMNFHDSGHYGAAPGMADDLGTAHSSLDDCGTSQFSLLAPNGDAISVTSTLNSCLGAAMRSPRTGIIFSSTKVDHSHRPYPTTPDGSSNTQGKQRVSSPMAPAVVVDGRGEVRLVLGEAGGGLSSSGVWWTALRYLWLHEDLKSAVGAPRLHLTPSWTLVSEEGFSPKVITGLQDVGHRIRKQELGKTDTAVYAVAREQDGKVQAVSDLRSPGGTVDGF; encoded by the exons ATGGGACGACGTAGCAAGAGGCTACGTGCTCAACTGTACCAGTACTCTCAAGATGAGACTGGATCGTACTCAGTCATCACACAGTGGCCGCCACCTTCATCCCcgtccacaccacc GAGGCAACGGATCAGCCAGAGGAGGGCGCTGGCGTGTGTGGCTGCTGCATTTATCTCTCTCATCCTAGTGGCCGTCGGGGTCACCCTTG GACTTACCCGAGACAGATGGGCAGCCACATCCAACAGCAGCTCGTCTCACTCTTCA GAGCCAGGCAACCTGTGGAGGAGCTTTAGTAGACCACAGGAAGAAGTAGCAACAGGGCCTTCGTTGTcatcagcatcacagcacggcttgTTCAACAGGGCAGCAGTAGCTACTGACACTGGCCAGCCCTGTGCACATATCGCCAT GGAAATCTTAGGCAATAGTGGAAGTGCAGCGGATGCAACAATAGCGGGGCTGTTGTGTGCAGGAGTGATTAATGCTCAGTCTGTGGGTCTAGGAGGAGGCTTTCTCCTCATCTACTATGAGCGGGCCACAGGCAAGGCGTACTCCCTTAATGCCATGACAAGTGACCCTCCTCCTGCTCAGGGAGACTCCGTCGGTAGAG GCAGCGTCCGTTTGTCTGTACCAGGTACTGCACATGGTTATCGTCAGCTGTACAAACAGCTAGGAGGCAGGGTGCCCTGGGAACACCTGCTGGAGCCCACCATCACGCTATGTGAGAATGGTTATACCGTCACCTCCAGTCTGGCCAGGGCGCTCAGAAGTGCCTCCCAGAACATCTACTCCCAGCCTAGCATGAG CAGTGTCTTCGTGAACCCAGCTACGGGGAAAGTGTTTCAGGAAGGAGACACTATGAGGCGCCCTCAGCTAGCCAGAACATTGCGACTCCTTCAGCAGGACCCAGACAGCTTATACACGGGATCACTAGCCAAGGACTTAGCTAAGGATCTCGGAGATTTGGACTCATCACTTGAGCTTCAGGACCTGCGAAGCTACAG CTCAGTATGGAAGAAGCCTGTAAGTGTGAGTCTTCAGCATGGTAACCTCACTATGTACTCCGTGGGGCCTCCTGGCTCTGGCCTCACCCTGGGCTTCCTCCTCAACCTGCTGGACGAGTTCGGTCTCAGCCCTGGCAACGTCAGCGAAGCAAACACGGTCCTCACACACCATCTTCTTGCACACATATTAAAATGGACGTTTACCAAGAAGGTCCAGCTGGACAACACTGACCGT CTTGCCCATGACTTGACCTCCGATGCTTTCGCTGCCAGTGTTCGACATCAGATTCTGGATGATATGAACTTCCATGACTCTGGACACTATGGTGCCGCACCTGGCATGGCGGATGACCTCGGAACTGCCCACTCTTCTCTTGATGACTGTGGCACCTCCCAGTTCTCCCTGCTGGCACCCAACGGTGATGCCATCTCTGTCACTAGCACCCTTAACTCGTG CCTGGGAGCTGCGATGCGGTCACCAAGAACTGGCATCATCTTCAGCAGTACTAAGGTTGATCATTCTCACCGTCCCTACCCCACTACACCTGATGGGTCCTCCAACACACAAG GGAAGCAGCGTGTTAGCTCCCCCATGGCTCCTGCGGTGGTGGTAGACGGTCGGGGAGAGGTACGTCTGGTGTTAGGGGAAGCTGGAGGTGGATTATCTTCGTCAGGTGTATGGTGGACTGCCCTTCGCTACCTCTGGCTCCATGAAGACCTCAAGAGTGCTGTCGGTGCCCCAAGGCTCCACCTGACTCCCTCCTGGACTCTGGTTTCTGAGGAAGGCTTCTCACCT AAAGTCATCACGGGTCTGCAAGACGTAGGTCACAGGATACGGAAGCAGGAGCTAGGGAAGACAGACACTGCTGTCTACGCCGTCGCTAGAGAGCAGGACGGGAAGGTGCAAGCTGTCTCTGACCTCCGCAGTCCTGGGGGAACAGTGGACGGCTTTTAA
- the LOC128694019 gene encoding scoloptoxin SSD14 isoform X2 yields the protein MGRRSKRLRAQLYQYSQDETGSYSVITQWPPPSSPSTPPRQRISQRRALACVAAAFISLILVAVGVTLGLTRDRWAATSNSSSSHSSEPGNLWRSFSRPQEEVATGPSLSSASQHGLFNRAAVATDTGQPCAHIAMEILGNSGSAADATIAGLLCAGVINAQSVGLGGGFLLIYYERATGKAYSLNAMTSDPPPAQGDSVGRGSVRLSVPGTAHGYRQLYKQLGGRVPWEHLLEPTITLCENGYTVTSSLARALRSASQNIYSQPSMSVFVNPATGKVFQEGDTMRRPQLARTLRLLQQDPDSLYTGSLAKDLAKDLGDLDSSLELQDLRSYSSVWKKPVSVSLQHGNLTMYSVGPPGSGLTLGFLLNLLDEFGLSPGNVSEANTVLTHHLLAHILKWTFTKKVQLDNTDRLAHDLTSDAFAASVRHQILDDMNFHDSGHYGAAPGMADDLGTAHSSLDDCGTSQFSLLAPNGDAISVTSTLNSCLGAAMRSPRTGIIFSSTKVDHSHRPYPTTPDGSSNTQGKQRVSSPMAPAVVVDGRGEVRLVLGEAGGGLSSSGVWWTALRYLWLHEDLKSAVGAPRLHLTPSWTLVSEEGFSPKVITGLQDVGHRIRKQELGKTDTAVYAVAREQDGKVQAVSDLRSPGGTVDGF from the exons ATGGGACGACGTAGCAAGAGGCTACGTGCTCAACTGTACCAGTACTCTCAAGATGAGACTGGATCGTACTCAGTCATCACACAGTGGCCGCCACCTTCATCCCcgtccacaccacc GAGGCAACGGATCAGCCAGAGGAGGGCGCTGGCGTGTGTGGCTGCTGCATTTATCTCTCTCATCCTAGTGGCCGTCGGGGTCACCCTTG GACTTACCCGAGACAGATGGGCAGCCACATCCAACAGCAGCTCGTCTCACTCTTCA GAGCCAGGCAACCTGTGGAGGAGCTTTAGTAGACCACAGGAAGAAGTAGCAACAGGGCCTTCGTTGTcatcagcatcacagcacggcttgTTCAACAGGGCAGCAGTAGCTACTGACACTGGCCAGCCCTGTGCACATATCGCCAT GGAAATCTTAGGCAATAGTGGAAGTGCAGCGGATGCAACAATAGCGGGGCTGTTGTGTGCAGGAGTGATTAATGCTCAGTCTGTGGGTCTAGGAGGAGGCTTTCTCCTCATCTACTATGAGCGGGCCACAGGCAAGGCGTACTCCCTTAATGCCATGACAAGTGACCCTCCTCCTGCTCAGGGAGACTCCGTCGGTAGAG GCAGCGTCCGTTTGTCTGTACCAGGTACTGCACATGGTTATCGTCAGCTGTACAAACAGCTAGGAGGCAGGGTGCCCTGGGAACACCTGCTGGAGCCCACCATCACGCTATGTGAGAATGGTTATACCGTCACCTCCAGTCTGGCCAGGGCGCTCAGAAGTGCCTCCCAGAACATCTACTCCCAGCCTAGCATGAG TGTCTTCGTGAACCCAGCTACGGGGAAAGTGTTTCAGGAAGGAGACACTATGAGGCGCCCTCAGCTAGCCAGAACATTGCGACTCCTTCAGCAGGACCCAGACAGCTTATACACGGGATCACTAGCCAAGGACTTAGCTAAGGATCTCGGAGATTTGGACTCATCACTTGAGCTTCAGGACCTGCGAAGCTACAG CTCAGTATGGAAGAAGCCTGTAAGTGTGAGTCTTCAGCATGGTAACCTCACTATGTACTCCGTGGGGCCTCCTGGCTCTGGCCTCACCCTGGGCTTCCTCCTCAACCTGCTGGACGAGTTCGGTCTCAGCCCTGGCAACGTCAGCGAAGCAAACACGGTCCTCACACACCATCTTCTTGCACACATATTAAAATGGACGTTTACCAAGAAGGTCCAGCTGGACAACACTGACCGT CTTGCCCATGACTTGACCTCCGATGCTTTCGCTGCCAGTGTTCGACATCAGATTCTGGATGATATGAACTTCCATGACTCTGGACACTATGGTGCCGCACCTGGCATGGCGGATGACCTCGGAACTGCCCACTCTTCTCTTGATGACTGTGGCACCTCCCAGTTCTCCCTGCTGGCACCCAACGGTGATGCCATCTCTGTCACTAGCACCCTTAACTCGTG CCTGGGAGCTGCGATGCGGTCACCAAGAACTGGCATCATCTTCAGCAGTACTAAGGTTGATCATTCTCACCGTCCCTACCCCACTACACCTGATGGGTCCTCCAACACACAAG GGAAGCAGCGTGTTAGCTCCCCCATGGCTCCTGCGGTGGTGGTAGACGGTCGGGGAGAGGTACGTCTGGTGTTAGGGGAAGCTGGAGGTGGATTATCTTCGTCAGGTGTATGGTGGACTGCCCTTCGCTACCTCTGGCTCCATGAAGACCTCAAGAGTGCTGTCGGTGCCCCAAGGCTCCACCTGACTCCCTCCTGGACTCTGGTTTCTGAGGAAGGCTTCTCACCT AAAGTCATCACGGGTCTGCAAGACGTAGGTCACAGGATACGGAAGCAGGAGCTAGGGAAGACAGACACTGCTGTCTACGCCGTCGCTAGAGAGCAGGACGGGAAGGTGCAAGCTGTCTCTGACCTCCGCAGTCCTGGGGGAACAGTGGACGGCTTTTAA